Below is a genomic region from Lutra lutra chromosome 5, mLutLut1.2, whole genome shotgun sequence.
TTGACTGGGCTCAGAGGAAGCTGCTCCAGGAATCTCAAAGTCAACCCATTGACCCACACACAGCCCCTGCGGCTCAGGGCCTTCAGGCAGAAGGTCAGCACAGCGCTGCCCTTCTCCCGGTAGGGCTCCAGGGACAGGTGTCGGCgggagaggtgggggagctgCAGCTGGAGGTGGGCTTCCGGGGCCCGCCCCACCAGCAGCGGGCTGGTACCATGCTGCAGCCGTGGTGGGACCTTGGCAAAGATGGCCGGGTCCCGCTCGGGATGGTACAGGCTCACATGCAGGACGGTGAAGACTCGCTCCATGGAcgggaggctgggaaggagggaACACAGAAAAATGTGGTTGGAGCCTAGACTTGCTTACCCACCTCAGGGCCCCTGAACCAGC
It encodes:
- the TIFAB gene encoding TRAF-interacting protein with FHA domain-containing protein B encodes the protein MSDLEGPLAVSLPSMERVFTVLHVSLYHPERDPAIFAKVPPRLQHGTSPLLVGRAPEAHLQLQLPHLSRRHLSLEPYREKGSAVLTFCLKALSRRGCVWVNGLTLRFLEQLPLSPVNRVAFSGIQVVVRIEGGTSLEGFVCCFHLSPSPLIHRPQAEETDEWESTSQGQPPPGSGPRAPGHQGLLHGPSLPSPGGGAETQLQKEISDSVLC